The proteins below come from a single Vidua chalybeata isolate OUT-0048 chromosome 1, bVidCha1 merged haplotype, whole genome shotgun sequence genomic window:
- the LOC128783621 gene encoding feather beta keratin-like produces the protein MACNTLCRPCGPTPLANSCNEPCALQCQDSRVVIQPSPVLVTLPGPIMTSFPQNTAVGSTSSAAVGTELSVQGQPISGGFGGLGYGLGYGRGFGYGCGYGLGGLGCYGRRGYGYNC, from the coding sequence ATGGCCTGCAACACCCTCTGCCGACCCTGCGGACCCACCCcgctggccaacagctgcaacgagccctgtgccctgcaatgCCAGGATTCCCGCGTCGTTATCCAGccttcccctgtgctggtcaccctgccaggacccatCATGACCTCCTTCCCCCAGAACACCGCCGTCGGATCCACCTCCTCGGCTGCCGTGGGCACTGAGCTCagtgtgcagggacagcccatCTCTGGTGGATTTGGTGGCCTTGGCTACGGCCTTGGCTACGGTCGTGGATTTGGCTATGGCTGTGGCTATGGGCTGGGAGGCCTGGGCTGCTATGGCAGAAGGGGCTATGGCTACAACTGCTAA